ACATCTTTACCCACATCGTCCAGGTCGTTGTGTTTGCCTCCAGCACGGATACACTTTTGGGTGTTGGCAGCACGGCGCAACCTGGCCATAGGGTGGGATGGATCAATGGTGTTGAGGAAGATGGGCTTGAACTAAAAGGAAAGGGTTCAGAAGTTTAACTTTCATTTTAGTACTTAATTAGAACATTTCACAACAGTGGGTAAAAGATCCAGCCTGATGGACGGAAGCACAGATATTTGGGAAAGATGTGGAGAAGCATGTACAGAATACCTGGTTCATGCCAGCATTGGCGAAAAGCAGCGTTGGGTCATCCAGTGGGATGGTGGATGATGAATGGACATACTGGTGCTCATAGCGCCGGAAGAAGTCAATGAACTTCTCACGGATTTGAGCTGCACTCAAAGAGGAGTCCATCCTGAATCAGCTctttgaacaaaaaaataacaacaataacaaaaatacacattacacAAAAATACTGTAACTACGACACGTTTAAATAGGCACTTTTTATGGTTAACAGACGCTTAATTGTTCAGGCCGAGAGTTTTATATATGCAAATGACTAGTATAGTTACTGTAACAGTATGTTAACCAGAATGAGGCAAAGGAGCCCTTTTGAATGGAGTCTATGAGCCCATGATGTTAATCTTTATCAGCTAAAGTGGTGGTAGCTCTCCTTGTTGAGGACTCCTCTGCCTAAGTTTGTGTCTGATTATAAAACTTTAGGATCAGTCATCCATAGACCTATAAGAGCTTAGGTGAATAATTTGCCCAGTCAGTTTTTTCTGTGGATAGAGATAATGGAGACTGATTGTATATAATTTTCAGCCTCTGATTTCAGTACATCTTCATGTCCACTGAGCCAAACCGTAAGTCTGCAGTGGCTCTGTGCTTTGTTTCATGAAACATGCCAGAAATCAGCTTGATTCTACAACTGAATGAACTGTTTGTGCTCCTCGATACACACTACATTAAAATATCCGCAGGTGTAACAGTAACTCTCAGAGGGTTCATTTCCTTTTCCCATGTTTGGCTGAACTCAGTATTAACAAACCAAGTTACTGTAAACAACCACACGGGGATTAGTACCATATAATGATGTCAGTCAGTCAACATCCTGTCTCTCAAACATCTTGTGAACACAGAGTCATCCTGCAGTGTGAACGCAGGTCCTCTTCCAGCTGTGAACTGCTGTGTTGGCCAGAGACACTAGCTTCACAAGCTGACGTTAGCAAGCTAAGTGTTAGCCTGACCGGCTACCGCTTTATGTTCAGCCTGAAAGGACTTCAGCGCACAATTCTATCAGAAAACTTACTTTACTGAACGAGATGGTGAaggttatttattttgacaacGCCTGAACAAGTGATACTACTCACAGAAATCGCTGTTCTCGCAGAATGAATCAGTACAGCTCCACAAACACACCGCTTTAGCCCACGCCGCTCGACCAGAAGGAAAACGCAGAGCTACTGAACACGCCCACGGCAGCAGCCCATTGGTCCGGCTCAAGCGATGCGTCAGCAGATCTTACATTTTATTGGACAAGCCAGCTGTCAATCTTGGCCGAGCCCGCCACAGCAGTGGCACAAACAGACCGGTCTGGCTGATGCAATGAAAAAGACTGTGGTGTCATTATTGATTTGCTGGATAAATAATGATGtttgtgcaaagaaaaaaaatggaatGAAAGGTTAAGTCGTTATAGCTACTTACAATGCGGATGTTTAGGTTGTTTATTACATCCACATTATTCCTCACACCGTATAGTCCAACATCTAGTCAAACTATAGCCTCTAAAAACACCAGACAGCATCAATAACACAGAACCACACCtctaaagtaaaataaaaaccaaacagtgtaataataatagaaattgGGTTTAACGTTGCACTGCCAGTTAAATATAACGCATTGGTGGAATtatttctctgctgtgtttccgGGGGACAGGTTTCGTGTTGCACCGGTACACACACGCTGCTGCCTGCTGCTACCTGGTTCAGCTCACTGCACCATGCCGACTGATACCAAACGAGTACGTGGTCCAGAGGTGTCCAAGAGTCCGTCTCTGTATCTGAGCAAACCACCAGTGGTTCTGCCATCGCACGGCCCCCGAGCGGACGGTCGGCAGCGGGATCAGGTTGACGTCCGGCCTGTTTTTGTCCGGTGCGGGTTGGTGAGCCAAGCTAAGGGCTCCGCGTACATCGAAGCTGGAAACACCAAATTGATGTGCTGCGTTTATGGCCCAAGAGAAACAGAACGAAAAGATGAGACCGATATGAAATGCGGAAGGTACgtagtttttataatttatttatttaatttgattacaTTATTACTCTACGCATTAGTTTTAAACTTACTTCCGACATTGTCGCAGGATGTATAATAAGACACTGAGACATGCAACCTTGGcttaacataaaacaaacgAACAGGAGCAGTAACAGTCTACACAATTACACCTAAATGCAGTAAAAGCAGATTGATTTCCTATATTATTTATTCGAGACATATGCATGAATTATAATAATCGTTTGGTTATAGCCATGTATTTATCATTGGTTTACATCTATCTCTGTTAGAATTTCTGTTAATGATAAACATTCACCATGAGACAGTTACCTGTGATTATACTACAAGGCCTTGTTGAGTGTACTGTTATGTGAGTTTATGAAGACAATaaaactctgtctgtctgtttgatCAGGTTGACCACAGACATGCGTTTTGCTCCATTTTCCTGCCCGGAGAGAGGCTCCTGGATTCAGGGGGCCCAGGAAAAAGACCTCTCTTTGATGCTGCATGAGAGCCTGCAGCCTGCCGTTTGCCTCCACAAATACCCCCGCTCCCAGATCGAGGTCAACGTGATGGTTCTTGAGAACAGCGGGTCAGTTTTGGCCCATGCCATCACGTGCGCTTCTCTTGCTCTCGCAGATGCAGGGATCGAAATGTATGATCTAGTGCTCGGTTGTTCCATACAACAGGATGGCGCTTCCTATGTGGTTGACCCCTCTTACATGGAAGAGAGCTGCAGTTCTGTCAGCAGTGAGAACCAGGGCTGTCTGACTGTTGCATTCCTCCCAAGCCTTAACCAGATCTCTGGGCTGCAGTCAGATGGAGAAATGACTGAAAAGACTCTGACAGCTGGAGTTCGGACCTGCATTGAGGGATGCTATAAACTGTACCCTGTCATCCAGCAGGCACTGGCCAGCGCTGTACGCAAGGCTGCTCCCCCACCATCAGAAAGCTGAGAGACACTTTA
This DNA window, taken from Anabas testudineus chromosome 6, fAnaTes1.2, whole genome shotgun sequence, encodes the following:
- the exosc6 gene encoding exosome complex component MTR3, with the translated sequence MPTDTKRVRGPEVSKSPSLYLSKPPVVLPSHGPRADGRQRDQVDVRPVFVRCGLVSQAKGSAYIEAGNTKLMCCVYGPRETERKDETDMKCGRLTTDMRFAPFSCPERGSWIQGAQEKDLSLMLHESLQPAVCLHKYPRSQIEVNVMVLENSGSVLAHAITCASLALADAGIEMYDLVLGCSIQQDGASYVVDPSYMEESCSSVSSENQGCLTVAFLPSLNQISGLQSDGEMTEKTLTAGVRTCIEGCYKLYPVIQQALASAVRKAAPPPSES